From Opitutaceae bacterium, the proteins below share one genomic window:
- a CDS encoding deaminase has protein sequence MEKKPTPLEQIIEATAGFAYRPSWDEYFMANAFLISTRSICERLQVGCVIVTSGDQKNRIVAAGYNGFLPSTPHNSRVRDGHEQATVHAEQNAIADAARRGISLEGCVAYITHYPCINCAKILAAAGIRTIKYHTDYRNDELVRDILVEAGVAIIRL, from the coding sequence ATGGAAAAGAAACCGACACCGCTGGAGCAGATCATTGAGGCAACGGCGGGATTCGCCTACCGTCCGTCGTGGGATGAGTATTTCATGGCGAATGCCTTTCTCATCTCCACCCGTTCAATCTGCGAACGACTTCAGGTCGGCTGTGTCATTGTGACTTCCGGCGACCAGAAGAACCGGATCGTCGCGGCGGGCTACAACGGATTTCTCCCGAGCACGCCCCATAATTCCCGGGTCCGCGACGGTCATGAACAGGCAACGGTGCACGCCGAACAGAATGCGATCGCCGACGCCGCCCGGCGGGGCATCAGTCTCGAGGGTTGCGTCGCCTACATCACCCACTACCCCTGCATCAATTGCGCCAAGATCCTCGCGGCAGCCGGGATTCGAACGATCAAGTACCATACGGACTACCGGAACGACGAGCTGGTCCGGGATATCCTGGTTGAGGCGGGAGTGGCCATCATCAGACTCTAG
- a CDS encoding lytic transglycosylase domain-containing protein has product MTGRLLAFSALVLGFGLVSDAGAMNYDRQRDVFLDAVAIVETGGNPRAVGSKGERGLYQFTRTTWQQHTKHSHYEAHDPEFSRIIAQKHYDWLYSNLSRRGFPPSPYWLAVAWNSGLSRTTKGKPPSMSRRYGERVSNLVFDSQRQLLAMNK; this is encoded by the coding sequence ATGACCGGGCGTCTTCTTGCCTTCAGTGCGCTGGTTCTCGGCTTTGGCCTGGTCAGCGATGCCGGAGCGATGAATTACGACCGCCAGCGCGACGTCTTTCTGGACGCGGTGGCCATTGTTGAGACCGGGGGCAACCCACGCGCGGTCGGCAGCAAAGGCGAACGCGGGCTCTACCAGTTCACCCGGACGACCTGGCAGCAGCACACCAAGCACAGCCACTACGAAGCCCACGATCCGGAGTTTTCCCGAATCATCGCGCAGAAGCATTACGATTGGCTCTACAGCAATCTCTCAAGGCGGGGCTTTCCGCCGAGCCCTTATTGGCTGGCGGTCGCCTGGAATTCCGGGCTTTCGCGAACCACGAAAGGCAAGCCCCCTTCGATGTCCCGGCGCTATGGCGAGCGGGTTTCAAACCTGGTCTTTGACAGCCAGCGTCAGTTGCTCGCCATGAACAAGTGA
- a CDS encoding NAD(P)-binding protein has product MRPIEIVGGGLAGLSLGCALQESGVETTIIEAGTYPRHRVCGEFISGLSPIDRERLTLGPALADARKLSSVSWHRKEREVCRHQLPSPALGISRFTLDARLVERFTAAGGRLRTRTRARTTPGKPGSVWTAGHRTSPSPFIGLKAHFKGLSLATDLEMYLGDQAYVGLSPVENGAANLCGLFRRRSIRGEIPEMINQYLEACGLRGLKSLVARASVVAGSPCAVAGLDYDSSPDNGPGLSLGDARQLIPPFTGAGMATAFAAASEALPSLVAWSRDEIDWPRVDRQIRTRLRLRLNRRLRASRWIHPFLLEPRRQSLTSTLARLHLLPFNLLFHLLH; this is encoded by the coding sequence ATGAGACCAATCGAAATCGTCGGTGGCGGACTCGCCGGTCTTTCCCTCGGATGCGCCTTACAGGAATCCGGGGTCGAGACCACCATCATTGAAGCGGGGACCTACCCGCGACACCGGGTCTGCGGCGAGTTCATTTCCGGTCTGTCCCCCATCGATCGTGAACGATTGACCCTCGGTCCCGCTCTCGCCGATGCCCGCAAGCTCTCCTCGGTCAGCTGGCATCGAAAGGAACGCGAGGTCTGTCGGCACCAATTGCCTTCTCCCGCTCTCGGCATCTCCCGATTCACCCTGGACGCCCGGCTGGTCGAGCGGTTTACCGCTGCCGGAGGCAGACTGCGGACGCGCACCCGTGCCCGCACCACCCCGGGCAAACCCGGATCGGTCTGGACTGCCGGTCATCGAACCTCCCCCTCACCGTTCATCGGCCTGAAAGCCCATTTCAAGGGCTTGTCACTGGCCACCGACCTCGAGATGTATCTGGGCGACCAAGCCTATGTCGGGCTTTCACCGGTCGAAAATGGCGCCGCCAATCTCTGCGGTCTCTTCCGCCGAAGGTCAATCCGGGGAGAAATACCCGAAATGATCAACCAATACCTGGAGGCGTGCGGTCTCCGGGGTCTGAAGTCCCTTGTCGCACGAGCCTCGGTTGTGGCCGGTTCTCCCTGTGCGGTGGCCGGACTCGATTACGACTCGTCTCCCGATAACGGTCCGGGCCTATCCCTTGGCGACGCCCGTCAGCTCATCCCCCCGTTCACCGGCGCGGGTATGGCGACCGCCTTTGCCGCAGCCTCGGAAGCCCTACCCTCACTCGTTGCCTGGTCCCGGGATGAAATCGACTGGCCCCGTGTCGATCGGCAGATTCGAACCCGATTGCGTCTGCGGCTGAATCGCCGCCTCCGGGCATCCCGCTGGATTCATCCCTTTCTTCTTGAACCACGGCGTCAGTCACTCACCTCGACGCTCGCCCGACTCCACCTGCTCCCATTCAACCTCCTCTTTCACCTCCTGCATTAG
- a CDS encoding YbaY family lipoprotein, translated as MSRLRFPLSRELMIVALGLLAVFLVGGCGTGKVDDKLVELEGFVTYREKMSLPPSARIEVELLDRTNAGSAPEILGRTVVENAGQVPIGFVITYNAAKFGDGHIYSVNAAIYDGDRALFRTAAPQGIDLENLEGLLEVVLQRAE; from the coding sequence ATGAGCCGTTTACGTTTCCCTCTTTCCCGTGAATTGATGATCGTTGCATTGGGTCTTCTGGCAGTCTTCCTGGTCGGGGGCTGTGGAACCGGCAAGGTGGATGACAAGCTGGTCGAGCTCGAAGGATTTGTCACCTACCGGGAGAAGATGTCGCTTCCGCCGTCGGCACGGATTGAGGTCGAGCTGCTGGACAGGACGAACGCGGGTTCTGCGCCGGAGATACTTGGCCGCACGGTGGTCGAAAACGCGGGCCAGGTGCCGATCGGTTTCGTCATTACCTACAATGCCGCAAAGTTCGGAGATGGGCACATCTATTCAGTAAATGCGGCCATTTACGATGGCGACCGAGCGCTCTTCAGAACGGCCGCCCCCCAGGGGATCGATCTTGAGAATCTCGAAGGGTTGCTCGAGGTCGTTCTGCAGAGAGCAGAATAG
- a CDS encoding CoA pyrophosphatase produces the protein MSGFRMGDRMDAAVLVPVFRDQAGQLRLVLIRRTAVGLHGGQLAFPGGRPEAVDGSMLETALRESEEEIGLSRDRVEVLAPLPPVETIVTRYRIHPFLARIEHPGTWRLQPTEVDEVLEVPLTELLRPEALRIGLEQAPNWDAPKQIAFYRVGGDKLWGASFRITRPLLKRFLAGEWSIA, from the coding sequence GTGAGTGGTTTCCGGATGGGCGATCGGATGGATGCAGCGGTGCTGGTTCCCGTTTTCAGGGATCAGGCCGGGCAACTGCGCCTGGTCCTTATTCGCCGGACGGCGGTGGGTCTGCATGGTGGTCAGTTGGCATTCCCCGGCGGTCGGCCCGAGGCGGTCGACGGATCCATGCTGGAGACGGCGTTACGGGAGTCGGAGGAGGAAATCGGCCTGTCCCGCGATCGGGTCGAGGTTTTGGCTCCCCTGCCGCCGGTTGAGACCATCGTGACCCGCTACCGGATTCATCCTTTTCTTGCGCGGATCGAGCATCCGGGGACCTGGCGCCTCCAGCCGACCGAGGTCGATGAAGTGCTGGAAGTCCCGTTGACCGAATTGCTGCGCCCGGAGGCTCTCAGGATCGGACTTGAGCAGGCGCCCAACTGGGATGCGCCCAAGCAGATTGCTTTTTACCGTGTTGGTGGGGACAAGCTCTGGGGGGCGAGTTTCCGGATCACCCGTCCTTTGCTCAAGCGCTTCTTGGCCGGAGAGTGGTCCATCGCGTGA
- a CDS encoding glutamine amidotransferase, translating into MSRNLRIWHVGNWCIHTGNEYIESPFLSAKKNVEVLNYAQPVVNAMKAIEGAEVISQPSWELYNMSPDDFERRLDWASTIVFGDVETKCLMLHPDFFNRMKWESDYVTFPDRFNTLKKWISEGGHFHMNGGWYSFSGQMGKGGWGRSLFRDVLPVACIEGDDLIESTESFSVRSPVGDHPILKGINLDALPPLLGFNETRRRSDAETILEIQYWDQWFPLLAQRTLGSGRVSAWTTGASPHWGINLVKWTQYGQFWRQLFTA; encoded by the coding sequence ATGAGCAGGAATCTGAGAATCTGGCATGTGGGCAACTGGTGTATTCACACCGGGAATGAATATATCGAGTCACCCTTTCTCTCGGCCAAGAAGAATGTCGAGGTCCTCAACTATGCGCAGCCCGTCGTGAATGCGATGAAGGCGATTGAGGGGGCCGAAGTCATTTCCCAGCCCTCGTGGGAGCTCTACAATATGTCGCCGGATGACTTCGAGCGGCGCCTGGATTGGGCCAGCACCATCGTATTCGGCGATGTCGAGACGAAGTGCCTGATGCTTCATCCGGATTTCTTCAATCGGATGAAGTGGGAGAGTGACTACGTTACCTTTCCCGATCGCTTCAATACCCTGAAGAAGTGGATCAGTGAGGGCGGGCATTTCCACATGAACGGAGGCTGGTACAGCTTCAGCGGCCAGATGGGCAAGGGCGGCTGGGGACGCAGTCTCTTCCGCGACGTCCTTCCCGTCGCGTGCATTGAAGGGGATGACCTGATCGAATCGACCGAGAGCTTTTCCGTGCGAAGCCCGGTCGGCGATCATCCCATCCTCAAGGGCATCAATCTGGACGCATTACCGCCGCTCCTCGGCTTCAACGAAACCCGGCGTCGGAGCGACGCGGAGACCATCCTGGAGATCCAGTACTGGGACCAGTGGTTTCCTCTGCTGGCCCAGCGGACCTTGGGGAGCGGCCGCGTATCCGCCTGGACCACGGGCGCCAGCCCCCACTGGGGCATCAACCTGGTCAAGTGGACGCAGTACGGCCAGTTCTGGCGCCAGCTCTTCACCGCCTGA
- a CDS encoding phosphoribosylanthranilate isomerase has translation MINGIQLKICGLTSAADAGAAAGIGADFLGFILYPKSSRFLSLDAYSRLRADLPDLRRVAVMVRPTPGELRVVSDSGFDFFQLHVDPETDQALAESWGEVAGVDRLWLVPHLPPDHPFPDWLLSLADTFLIDTFRQDAFGGTGATGDWGRFHDLSTEHPGKQWILAGGLNPENIAAAIRQSGARFVDLSSGVELSPGIKDPAKLKSLATAMGGSG, from the coding sequence ATGATCAACGGCATCCAACTCAAGATCTGCGGACTCACTTCCGCGGCGGACGCCGGTGCCGCGGCTGGAATTGGTGCTGATTTTCTCGGATTCATTCTGTATCCAAAGTCGTCCCGCTTCCTGTCACTGGATGCGTATTCCCGGCTTCGGGCCGATCTGCCTGACCTCCGGCGGGTGGCGGTCATGGTGAGACCAACCCCCGGGGAACTGCGAGTGGTGTCGGATTCCGGCTTTGATTTCTTTCAGCTGCACGTTGATCCGGAAACGGATCAGGCACTTGCCGAGTCTTGGGGTGAGGTGGCCGGCGTCGACCGTCTGTGGTTGGTCCCGCACCTTCCACCCGATCACCCCTTTCCCGACTGGCTGCTGTCCCTGGCCGATACCTTCCTCATCGACACCTTCCGCCAGGACGCTTTTGGCGGGACCGGTGCAACCGGTGACTGGGGACGGTTCCACGATCTCTCGACGGAGCATCCCGGCAAGCAGTGGATTCTGGCCGGCGGCCTCAATCCGGAAAATATCGCCGCGGCCATCAGACAATCCGGTGCCCGATTTGTCGACTTGAGCAGCGGCGTCGAACTGTCCCCTGGCATCAAAGACCCGGCGAAACTCAAATCCCTGGCCACAGCGATGGGTGGAAGTGGGTAG
- a CDS encoding DegT/DnrJ/EryC1/StrS family aminotransferase: MKVPFLDLSLQHQPLRSQLLEAWARTLDAGRFCLGQDVVDFEAGFARACGSDDAVAVDNGTSALQLAALALDLGPEDEIIVPAFTFIASAWTASYLGAKLIFADVDPDTFCLDPAALEAAITPRTRAVVVVHLFGQPAQMDALMDVAERHGLEVIEDCAQAHLARFRDHPVGLIGDAGTFSFYPTKNLGGCGEGGAVISRRKEVLDTVRILRVHGSATRYLHERVGFNMRMEGLQAAALNVKLPYLEGWTERRRSVARRYLEGIRHPGITLPVVPEWGESVYHQFTIRHPDREALRAHLTRHEIGTDIIYPIPLHRQPCFAGLGYGVGAFPVAEAIASTCLSLPVFPELTDPQVDHVIETLNRF; the protein is encoded by the coding sequence ATGAAGGTTCCTTTTCTCGATCTCTCTCTCCAGCACCAGCCGCTTCGCTCGCAACTCCTCGAGGCCTGGGCACGAACGCTTGATGCCGGGCGCTTCTGCCTTGGTCAGGACGTGGTGGACTTCGAGGCGGGCTTTGCGCGGGCTTGCGGGTCGGACGATGCCGTGGCGGTCGACAATGGAACGAGCGCCCTGCAGTTGGCCGCGCTGGCACTGGACCTGGGTCCGGAAGACGAGATCATCGTCCCGGCCTTCACCTTTATCGCGAGTGCCTGGACGGCCAGCTACCTCGGGGCGAAATTGATTTTTGCCGATGTCGATCCCGACACCTTCTGCCTGGATCCGGCCGCGCTTGAAGCGGCCATCACCCCCCGGACCCGGGCGGTTGTGGTGGTTCACCTCTTTGGACAACCGGCGCAGATGGACGCCCTGATGGATGTGGCCGAGCGGCATGGGCTTGAGGTCATTGAGGATTGCGCCCAGGCTCATCTTGCCCGGTTCCGGGACCATCCGGTCGGCCTGATCGGTGATGCAGGGACCTTCAGTTTCTACCCGACCAAGAACCTCGGTGGCTGCGGCGAGGGTGGCGCGGTCATTTCCCGGAGGAAGGAGGTTCTGGATACGGTTCGAATCCTCCGGGTCCACGGCTCGGCCACCCGCTATCTGCATGAGCGCGTCGGATTCAACATGCGGATGGAAGGACTCCAGGCGGCCGCGCTCAACGTGAAACTCCCGTACCTGGAGGGATGGACCGAACGACGCCGGTCCGTCGCCCGCCGCTACCTGGAAGGGATCCGGCATCCGGGCATCACCCTGCCCGTTGTCCCGGAGTGGGGCGAATCGGTCTACCACCAATTCACTATCCGGCATCCGGATCGGGAAGCCCTGCGCGCCCACTTGACCCGGCATGAAATCGGCACGGATATCATCTACCCGATCCCGCTCCACCGGCAGCCCTGCTTTGCGGGACTGGGTTACGGCGTCGGCGCCTTCCCCGTGGCCGAAGCCATCGCGAGCACCTGCCTCAGCCTGCCCGTCTTCCCGGAACTGACCGACCCGCAGGTCGACCACGTCATCGAAACCCTCAACCGCTTCTGA
- the cobA gene encoding uroporphyrinogen-III C-methyltransferase, translated as MSKGRVYLVGAGPGDPGLVTLRARELIGQADVLVYDYLVHPGLLEWCRAGCEQVFVGKKSGFHAVPQDEIEDILVRHWRSGKTVVRLKGGDPLVFGRGGEEARRLAADGVDFEIVPGISASLAAAAYAGIPLTHREVASSVVFVTGHEDPSKDAVSVDWKALARKETTLCIYMGMGRLAAICGELIGGGLDPATPAACVQWASLSRQRTCVATVETLSEVVVSEGLTSPAIIIIGDVVRFRESIAWFENRPLLGRRIAVTRNRERVGEVAGLLEARGAEVVSLPLISIVPAADPEVEEEIFEELGSYEWIVFSSVNGVRAFFDLFFRRFEDLRSLGLLRIAAVGEATARAIREYHLRVDLVPTRATAEDLADALIERESMDSAKVLLITGNLNRDILFDRLNEARAIVDRFPVYRTETADLSDHSGAADFRKHGADAILFTSSSAVRSFVDQAGSLVLEKGACRPIAGSIGPITSATMREIGMPVDFEAGESSLEALVDALVAKFAKG; from the coding sequence ATGAGCAAGGGCAGAGTCTATCTCGTCGGGGCGGGTCCGGGGGATCCCGGACTGGTCACCCTGCGTGCCCGGGAATTGATTGGGCAGGCGGATGTCCTGGTCTATGATTATCTTGTCCACCCGGGTTTGCTCGAATGGTGTCGGGCCGGTTGCGAACAGGTCTTTGTCGGCAAGAAGTCGGGTTTTCACGCGGTGCCGCAGGACGAAATAGAGGACATACTTGTCCGGCACTGGCGGTCCGGAAAAACCGTTGTCCGCCTGAAAGGGGGAGATCCCCTCGTTTTCGGACGGGGAGGCGAAGAAGCCCGGCGCCTGGCCGCGGACGGGGTTGACTTTGAGATCGTGCCGGGAATCTCGGCTTCCCTGGCGGCGGCGGCCTATGCGGGCATTCCGCTGACCCATCGCGAAGTGGCCTCTTCAGTCGTCTTTGTGACGGGGCATGAGGATCCGTCCAAGGATGCGGTCAGCGTCGACTGGAAGGCTCTGGCTCGAAAGGAGACCACCCTCTGCATTTACATGGGAATGGGCCGTCTGGCGGCGATCTGTGGGGAGTTGATCGGTGGGGGACTCGATCCGGCGACGCCGGCGGCTTGCGTCCAGTGGGCGTCGTTGTCCCGCCAGCGCACCTGCGTGGCTACCGTCGAAACCCTGTCGGAAGTCGTTGTGTCGGAAGGACTGACCTCGCCCGCCATCATCATCATCGGCGATGTGGTCCGATTCCGGGAATCAATTGCCTGGTTTGAGAATCGCCCGCTTCTCGGGAGGCGGATTGCGGTCACCCGGAACCGGGAACGGGTGGGAGAGGTGGCTGGACTCTTGGAAGCCCGCGGGGCGGAAGTGGTCTCGCTGCCATTGATATCCATTGTGCCGGCAGCAGATCCCGAAGTGGAGGAAGAGATATTCGAGGAACTGGGCAGCTATGAATGGATCGTTTTCTCGAGCGTCAATGGGGTTCGGGCCTTTTTCGATCTCTTCTTTAGAAGATTCGAGGATCTGCGCTCGCTCGGACTTCTGCGAATTGCCGCGGTTGGCGAGGCGACCGCAAGAGCGATTCGGGAGTATCACCTGAGGGTGGATCTGGTGCCGACCCGGGCGACGGCCGAGGATCTGGCTGATGCACTGATTGAGCGGGAATCCATGGACAGCGCCAAGGTGCTCCTCATCACTGGAAACCTGAATCGTGATATTCTCTTCGACCGATTGAACGAGGCACGGGCCATTGTGGATCGCTTCCCGGTTTACCGCACGGAAACGGCGGACCTGTCTGACCACTCAGGGGCTGCGGACTTCCGCAAGCACGGTGCCGATGCCATCCTCTTCACGAGTTCCTCAGCTGTGAGGTCCTTTGTGGATCAGGCGGGTTCCCTCGTTCTGGAAAAGGGCGCGTGTCGCCCGATCGCCGGAAGCATCGGGCCGATCACCTCGGCGACGATGAGGGAGATCGGCATGCCGGTTGACTTCGAAGCCGGGGAGTCGAGCCTTGAGGCGCTGGTTGACGCTCTTGTTGCGAAGTTTGCCAAGGGGTGA
- the hemC gene encoding hydroxymethylbilane synthase, which translates to MTSSTDRPIILATRRSPLALAQTRMVIEYLGQHLADTEFELLELVTTGDRQREWSLEKQGGKGLFTGELERALVDGEADLAVHSGKDLPTDLGAGLVLAGFLPREVAHDVIVLPEGVERPEVIATGSPRRRQQLARLFPEASFTEIRGNVETRLRKVAEGEAGATVLAAAGLKRLGIHSFPGVRLVPLSIENCVPAAGQAAIAVQCREGEVERFSRLLHGSTGVAVSLERAFLRVMEGGCQTAFAVHYTGGKVHLFHEKCGHRVYQVPGDDAGQVPEGIARMALQEAGLI; encoded by the coding sequence ATGACCTCATCCACCGATCGTCCGATCATCCTGGCCACGCGCCGCAGCCCCCTGGCCCTGGCCCAGACACGGATGGTCATCGAATACCTGGGTCAGCACCTGGCGGATACAGAGTTTGAATTGCTCGAATTGGTCACGACCGGCGATCGTCAGCGCGAATGGTCGCTGGAGAAGCAGGGCGGAAAGGGCCTCTTCACGGGCGAACTTGAGCGGGCTCTGGTGGACGGCGAAGCCGACCTGGCCGTGCACAGCGGCAAGGATCTGCCGACGGATCTGGGCGCGGGCCTCGTTCTGGCCGGGTTCCTCCCTCGCGAGGTGGCCCATGATGTCATTGTTCTCCCGGAAGGCGTGGAGCGCCCGGAGGTCATTGCCACCGGCAGCCCGCGGCGACGTCAGCAATTGGCCCGCCTCTTTCCCGAAGCCTCTTTCACGGAGATTCGCGGGAACGTGGAAACACGCCTCCGCAAAGTGGCCGAGGGCGAAGCCGGGGCAACCGTGTTGGCCGCGGCCGGGTTGAAGCGCCTTGGAATCCATTCCTTTCCTGGCGTCCGCCTGGTGCCCTTGTCGATCGAGAATTGTGTTCCGGCGGCCGGCCAGGCCGCAATTGCGGTGCAGTGTCGGGAAGGGGAGGTGGAGCGGTTCAGTCGATTGCTCCACGGAAGCACCGGCGTGGCGGTCAGCCTGGAGCGCGCCTTCTTGAGGGTCATGGAAGGCGGATGCCAGACGGCATTCGCTGTCCACTACACGGGGGGCAAGGTCCATTTGTTCCATGAGAAATGCGGCCACCGGGTCTATCAGGTTCCCGGCGACGATGCCGGACAGGTTCCCGAGGGAATTGCCCGGATGGCTCTGCAGGAAGCGGGACTGATCTGA
- the ilvC gene encoding ketol-acid reductoisomerase, with amino-acid sequence MPAKVYTDKDADLGVFKGKTLAVIGYGSQGHAHALNLKESGCKVIIGLYPTSKSREVAQKHGLKVYDTAEAVKKADIIMIALPDMVQAAVYEKDIKPNLTKGKTLLFSHGLSIHYGLITPPDDVDVIMVAPKGPGHVVRSQFKEGKGVPALIAIHQNKSRKAKKNALAWAKGVGGTRAGVIETTFKEETETDLFGEQAVLCGGTSALIKAGFEVLVEAGYQPEMAYFECLHELKLIVDLINEAGIAGMRFSISETAKYGDVVSGPKIITAQTKKAMKKLLKEIQTGKFTKAWVAEHKGGLKNYNALLKADENHLIEKTGRRLRGLMPWVSKRNIGGVQAAYN; translated from the coding sequence ATGCCTGCTAAAGTATACACGGATAAGGACGCCGATCTCGGCGTGTTCAAAGGAAAGACACTCGCCGTCATCGGCTATGGTTCCCAAGGCCATGCCCATGCGCTCAACCTGAAGGAGAGCGGCTGCAAGGTCATCATCGGCCTGTATCCGACAAGCAAGTCGCGGGAAGTCGCCCAAAAGCACGGCCTGAAGGTTTACGATACGGCCGAAGCCGTCAAAAAGGCGGACATCATCATGATCGCCCTGCCGGACATGGTCCAGGCCGCCGTGTACGAAAAGGACATCAAGCCCAACCTGACCAAGGGGAAGACCCTGCTCTTCAGCCATGGCCTGTCCATCCACTACGGGTTGATCACACCTCCGGACGATGTCGATGTCATCATGGTCGCCCCGAAGGGGCCGGGCCATGTTGTCCGCAGCCAATTCAAGGAAGGCAAGGGAGTCCCCGCGCTCATCGCGATCCACCAGAACAAGAGCCGCAAGGCCAAGAAGAACGCCCTGGCCTGGGCCAAGGGCGTGGGCGGAACCCGTGCCGGCGTGATTGAGACCACCTTCAAGGAAGAGACCGAAACCGATCTCTTTGGCGAACAGGCCGTTCTCTGCGGCGGCACTTCCGCCCTGATCAAGGCGGGCTTTGAAGTCCTCGTCGAAGCCGGTTACCAGCCGGAAATGGCCTATTTCGAGTGCCTGCATGAGCTCAAGCTGATCGTCGATCTGATCAACGAGGCGGGCATCGCAGGCATGCGTTTCTCAATCTCCGAGACCGCCAAATACGGTGACGTGGTGTCGGGACCGAAGATCATCACCGCCCAGACCAAGAAGGCGATGAAGAAGCTCCTGAAGGAGATCCAGACCGGCAAGTTCACCAAGGCCTGGGTCGCCGAGCACAAGGGCGGCCTGAAGAACTACAACGCCCTGCTGAAGGCTGATGAGAACCACCTGATCGAAAAGACGGGTCGTCGACTCCGCGGACTCATGCCCTGGGTTTCCAAGCGCAATATCGGCGGCGTCCAGGCGGCCTACAATTGA
- the ilvN gene encoding acetolactate synthase small subunit produces MRHTISVLVENKFGVLARIAGLFSGRGFNIDSLNVAPTHEPSLSRITVVLRGDDAVLDQINKQLRKLINVIEVVDFQLGQAVERELLLIKLTADSQTRSEILQICDIFRAKIINVSPGSVIIELTGDEGKITAFLGMVEGFRIIEQARTGKVAMRR; encoded by the coding sequence ATGAGGCATACCATATCCGTCCTCGTAGAGAACAAATTCGGTGTTCTGGCCCGCATCGCGGGTCTGTTCAGCGGACGCGGTTTCAATATCGATTCGCTCAACGTCGCGCCCACTCACGAGCCGTCGCTGTCGCGGATCACCGTGGTTCTCCGGGGCGACGATGCGGTGCTCGACCAGATCAACAAGCAGTTGCGCAAGTTGATCAATGTGATCGAGGTTGTCGATTTCCAGCTGGGCCAGGCGGTGGAGCGGGAACTGCTCCTGATCAAGCTGACCGCCGATTCTCAGACCCGTTCGGAGATTCTCCAGATCTGCGACATCTTCAGAGCCAAGATCATCAATGTCTCGCCGGGATCGGTCATCATCGAGTTGACCGGGGACGAGGGAAAGATCACCGCTTTTCTTGGAATGGTCGAAGGATTCAGGATCATCGAGCAGGCGCGAACGGGCAAAGTGGCCATGCGTCGCTGA
- a CDS encoding EamA family transporter: MAASSSWITWALLSAVFAALTAIFAKVGIQGVDSDLATLVRTAIIIVVLSAFVWLAGKWSNPFRLPPRTWIFLALSAFATGASWVCYFRALQVGPASKVAPIDKLSLVLVAVFAFAFLGERPTGRDWTGILLVAVGVLVLATRR, encoded by the coding sequence ATGGCCGCTTCCTCATCCTGGATCACCTGGGCCCTTCTCTCCGCGGTCTTTGCAGCGTTGACCGCGATTTTCGCCAAAGTCGGGATCCAGGGGGTCGACTCCGACCTCGCGACCCTCGTCCGAACGGCCATCATCATCGTGGTGCTTTCGGCGTTTGTCTGGCTTGCCGGAAAATGGAGCAATCCATTCCGGTTGCCGCCGCGAACCTGGATCTTCCTCGCGCTGTCGGCGTTCGCCACCGGAGCGTCATGGGTCTGCTACTTCCGGGCCCTTCAGGTCGGACCGGCCTCGAAGGTCGCGCCGATCGACAAGCTCAGCCTCGTCCTGGTCGCCGTCTTTGCCTTCGCCTTCCTGGGTGAGCGGCCGACCGGAAGGGATTGGACAGGTATTCTCCTTGTGGCGGTTGGGGTCCTTGTCCTGGCGACTCGACGCTGA